DNA sequence from the Candidatus Hydrogenedentota bacterium genome:
TAGACGAACTTCTTGATTCGTGCATCCAACAGCTGGTTCTTGGCATCCAAGACGTTCACGACCAGGAGAACAGTCGGCCGGAGTTCGTAGGGCGCAATTCTATTGCATGGCGAATGAGCTACAACACGGTGTCGCAGGCGATCTTGGAATGGCAATTGAGACGTGCGCGGAAATCTTGAATCCAAATGGAGATTGAGTTAGCGTGTGGTCAGGTGTCTTTGCGGACCACACGCTAGCAGTTTTGACCTGAGTCGACGTGGATGCGCGTCGAGAATGAAAAACACCCCCGACTCGACGCGAAATCAGGGGTGTGAAATTCCAACTCAAGAGGGGATCAGATTCGTTCTAGGCTGCTCCCGACGTGTACAGATCGTACCCATTTCGGCTCGTTGAGCTTCGACAGTTGCCTAACTACGTCCGATTCGATTTGGTCGAGTTCGTTCAAATCTGTTTCTGCGATAGACACCAAATGAGCGAGGTTAATGCCTAGCGCGTATGCTGCGCTTGCGAAAGTTGTAATTGAGGCAGTTTCTCCTTTCTCAAGCGCTGAGACGGTGGCTTGGGAAACTTTCATGGTTTTTGCTAGGTCACCTTGCTTCTTGCAGCGAAGCACCCTTACCACTCGTAGTGCGTGCCCCATTCGCTCTGTAAGTCCATCGATTTCATAAATCATCGTGCTAATTTCACCTAGGTTTTAATAGATTTACTCACTCGCGCGGATTTTCAGGCCGCACAGGCCTAACGCCGCACTCTTCAACTCTTCAAACTTCTTAGTGCCTGCTTGGATTTCGCCCCTCTTCCACTGCCGTAACATTTGGGCAACAGCAAGCATAGGATCATCTTCCGCTGCAATCACGTAGTCATTCTCAAGCTTCTCTATGATATCCTGGCGTATACGGGATCGAACGTACATGACATAGTCTACGCGTTGCAGCAACTCTTCAACTGCAAGATTGTTACTTCCTTCCTCCATAATTGTGTACCTCGCTTTCGTCGCGGTTGTCCCGTTTCAACGGGAGAACGGACAGGCCGCGCAAGTTTGTAGCTACTCATCGATAGTCCTCCACTTTATGTTCTCAAGTTCACCTCCCTACTCAGACGCCCGATACTATACTTGAAGTTCCGATATTTTACAAGAAGTTTATTTTCTGCGGGAAATTCAGGGAATTGCAGGGGCAGCGATGATGAGAAGGTTCAAGGGCAAAGTGGAGATTTGCGTCCCTGGGTAGCTCGAATGTCGCGTTCTGGGTGTAGTTCTCCTTGCCTGCGGAGGATAGGGCAACGTTGGCGAGTGACCCCAGCGCCAGCGCCGGGGGATATAGGGACGCGGAATCGGGTCTTGAGTAGGTATTTCGCGTGCGGCGCATTTTTTTTTGGAGCGAGTGAGGCAGTGATGCGCGAGTCCAGCCCAGCATCAGGTTACGAAGATCCAGAATAAAACTATGGTCGTCTGGCGGTTCGCGTCATTCACGCCAGCGCAATTCGAGATTTTTTGTAGCTGCGGGCGTGGGCATTACTCGATTTCGACGCCAAATACTCGATTGCGAGTCGTCATGGGTCGTTGATTCACCCAAGCGAATGGGAATTCATGGACTGAATGGACGGGATGGACAGGATGGACGGTATTTGGGACGTATGCCGA
Encoded proteins:
- a CDS encoding helix-turn-helix transcriptional regulator encodes the protein MIYEIDGLTERMGHALRVVRVLRCKKQGDLAKTMKVSQATVSALEKGETASITTFASAAYALGINLAHLVSIAETDLNELDQIESDVVRQLSKLNEPKWVRSVHVGSSLERI